One segment of Nevskiales bacterium DNA contains the following:
- a CDS encoding FAD-dependent oxidoreductase: protein MKRIGRRYRTGRADGHYDVIVIGSGIGGLTSAALLSKLGRKVGVLEQHYTAGGFTHSYERNGYEWDVGVHYIGEMQRQNSPLRRIFDLITDGQLQWAPMDPCYDRIIIGG, encoded by the coding sequence ATGAAACGCATCGGACGCCGCTATCGCACCGGCCGAGCGGACGGCCACTACGACGTCATCGTCATCGGCTCGGGGATCGGCGGGCTGACGAGCGCAGCGCTGCTGTCGAAACTGGGCCGCAAGGTCGGCGTGCTGGAACAGCACTACACCGCCGGCGGCTTCACTCACTCCTACGAGCGCAACGGCTACGAATGGGACGTCGGCGTGCACTACATTGGCGAGATGCAGCGGCAGAACTCGCCGCTGCGGCGCATCTTCGACCTGATCACCGACGGCCAGCTGCAGTGGGCGCCGATGGACCCCTGCTATGACCGCATCATCATCGGCGGG